A window of the Arenibacter algicola genome harbors these coding sequences:
- a CDS encoding type I restriction enzyme HsdR N-terminal domain-containing protein — protein sequence MQPLNYPSYPFRFKNRENKIYIFDVIRKKFVVLQPEEWVRQHVVHNLISDKNYPKAHINVEKQLLINNLKKRYDVVVFNPNGSIQILVECKSPDIKIDQVVFDQIARYNLLLKAKYLMVTNGLDHFFCSMDFERERYSFLTDIPAYSPG from the coding sequence ATGCAACCATTAAACTATCCGTCCTATCCCTTTCGATTCAAAAATAGGGAAAATAAAATCTATATTTTTGATGTCATACGCAAAAAATTTGTGGTTCTACAACCTGAAGAATGGGTAAGACAGCACGTAGTGCATAATCTAATTTCGGACAAGAATTATCCTAAGGCGCATATCAATGTTGAAAAGCAATTGCTTATTAATAATCTTAAAAAAAGATATGATGTGGTGGTCTTCAATCCCAACGGGAGTATTCAAATTCTTGTAGAATGCAAATCGCCTGATATTAAAATTGACCAAGTGGTTTTTGATCAAATTGCCCGTTATAACCTTTTGCTAAAAGCCAAATATTTAATGGTCACCAACGGCTTGGATCATTTTTTTTGCAGTATGGATTTCGAGAGGGAACGATATAGTTTTCTAACGGATATTCCGGCATATAGTCCGGGATAA
- the holA gene encoding DNA polymerase III subunit delta: MDEVKQIVSNIKNGNIAPIYFLTGEEPYYIDKIAEYIEKNALTEEERGFNQVILYGKEITIEDIVSNAKRYPMMAERQVVIVKEAQHLSRTIENLVSYADQPQPSTILVLCYKYNKLDKRKKLYKSIKKSGVIFEGKKLYENQVGEWIKKSLHSRGYGITFKAANLLVEFLGTDLGKIDKELEKLCLVVPKGVEINPEAIESNIGISKDYNNFELKKAIGERDVEKATRIVNYFAQNPKDNPFVLTITLLYSFFIQLLSYHGLKDHSPKSVSSALGIRPFFVSEIQTAARNYPMRRVSEIISSLRELDVKGKGVGSNISQADLLKELLIKIF; encoded by the coding sequence ATGGATGAGGTAAAACAAATTGTAAGCAATATAAAAAACGGAAATATAGCACCAATCTATTTTCTGACTGGCGAAGAGCCATACTATATTGATAAGATAGCGGAGTATATTGAAAAAAATGCCCTAACGGAAGAAGAACGCGGATTTAATCAGGTTATACTTTACGGTAAGGAAATCACGATTGAGGACATCGTTAGCAATGCCAAGAGATACCCTATGATGGCAGAACGCCAAGTGGTTATCGTAAAGGAGGCACAACATTTATCCCGCACCATAGAAAACCTGGTTTCCTATGCCGATCAACCCCAACCTTCCACCATCCTTGTATTGTGCTATAAATACAATAAACTGGATAAACGTAAGAAGTTATATAAATCCATTAAAAAATCGGGGGTAATCTTTGAAGGCAAAAAACTTTACGAAAATCAAGTAGGGGAATGGATTAAGAAATCCTTGCATTCTAGGGGTTATGGAATTACTTTCAAGGCGGCCAATCTTTTGGTAGAGTTCCTTGGGACCGATTTGGGCAAGATAGATAAGGAACTTGAGAAATTGTGTTTGGTTGTCCCAAAAGGTGTTGAAATTAATCCGGAAGCCATTGAATCCAATATTGGAATTAGTAAGGATTATAACAATTTTGAACTTAAAAAAGCAATAGGGGAGAGAGACGTTGAAAAAGCAACAAGAATTGTCAATTATTTTGCGCAGAATCCAAAGGACAATCCGTTTGTACTTACGATAACCCTTTTGTACTCCTTTTTTATACAGTTGCTTTCTTATCACGGTTTAAAGGATCACTCGCCAAAGAGTGTTTCCTCCGCCTTGGGTATAAGGCCATTTTTTGTTTCTGAAATTCAGACGGCGGCAAGAAATTATCCCATGAGGCGCGTTAGTGAAATTATTTCCAGTTTAAGGGAATTGGATGTTAAGGGCAAAGGTGTTGGCTCCAATATTTCGCAGGCGGACTTGCTAAAGGAACTATTGATCAAAATATTCTAA
- a CDS encoding DoxX family protein, whose translation MKDLGLLFLRISSAILMITHGLPKFQKLISGNFEFGDPIGIGAAPSLFLAVIGEFICPILIIIGFKTRWATVPTIITMFVATFIVHAADPFNVKEKAVLFLVAFISILMLGPGKYSLDKK comes from the coding sequence ATGAAAGACCTAGGCCTACTATTTCTACGCATTTCTTCGGCTATTTTAATGATAACCCACGGACTACCTAAATTTCAAAAGTTAATTAGTGGTAATTTTGAATTTGGTGACCCCATTGGTATTGGTGCTGCCCCTTCCCTATTCCTTGCGGTTATAGGGGAATTTATTTGTCCAATTCTGATTATTATTGGTTTTAAAACGCGTTGGGCCACAGTTCCTACAATTATAACCATGTTTGTTGCTACATTTATCGTACATGCTGCAGATCCCTTCAATGTAAAAGAAAAGGCCGTTTTATTTTTAGTTGCCTTTATATCGATACTTATGTTGGGTCCAGGAAAATATAGTTTGGATAAGAAGTAA
- a CDS encoding alpha-ketoacid dehydrogenase subunit alpha/beta — MNIDSKSSNDISFDDFQLQILKDYEIAVTSRECSLLGRREVLTGKAKFGIFGDGKELPQLAMARSFRDGDFRSGYYRDQTFMMALGLLSPKEFFHGLYATTDITKETMSAGRQMGGHFTTFSLNEDGSWRDLTKQKNSSADISCTAGQMPRLLGLAQASKIYRNVKVKSSAKFSDNGNEVAWGTIGNASTSEGVFFETINAAGVLQVPMVISIWDDNYGISVHAKHQTTKEDISKILIGFQRDKNHEGYEILKVKGWDYTALIHAYENASDIARDEHVPVIIHITELTQPQGHSTSGSHERYKSEERLQWEKDNDCNKRYREWILENKISTEEELKSLEKNIKRQVRSARKEAWEEFLTPHKEQKKVLVNLLENAANSSMNKIFITKLKNDLIAIEEPIKKDMASKARKAMRYLLGESSKEKDLLAAWTKNFLEESQTKFSSHLYNEQSNNALSVPEVRPTFDEDPEQVDGRIILRDNFDALFERYSQALIFGEDSGAIGDVNQGLEGLQKKYGELRVADVGIREASIIGQGIGMALRGLRPIAEIQYLDYIFYALFTLTDDLATLLYRTVGKQRAPLIVRTRGHRLEGIWHSGSQMGGLIHLLRGMYILVPRNMTKAAGFYNTLMKGNEPALLIESLNGYRLKEPKPNNLGDICTPIGIVEVVRAGTDITLLSYGSTLRIVMQAAEELREVGIDAEVVDAQSLLPFDLRHDVLKSIKKTSRLLVIDEDVPGGCSAYLTHEIIEKQGAYKYLDSAPQTLTAKAHRPAYATDGDYFSKPNAEDIFEKVYGIMHESNPTDFPKLR, encoded by the coding sequence ATGAATATAGATTCCAAGTCAAGCAACGATATTTCATTTGACGATTTTCAATTACAAATATTGAAAGACTATGAAATTGCAGTTACTAGCAGGGAATGTAGCCTATTGGGCAGAAGGGAAGTTCTGACCGGAAAAGCTAAATTTGGAATTTTTGGAGATGGTAAGGAGCTTCCGCAATTGGCCATGGCCAGATCTTTTAGGGATGGGGATTTTAGGAGTGGCTATTACAGGGATCAAACTTTTATGATGGCTTTGGGACTGCTTTCCCCAAAGGAATTTTTCCATGGTCTATATGCAACGACCGATATAACTAAAGAAACCATGAGTGCCGGAAGGCAAATGGGTGGTCACTTTACCACCTTTAGTCTAAACGAAGACGGCAGTTGGAGAGACCTCACCAAACAAAAAAATAGTAGTGCAGATATTTCTTGTACTGCCGGACAAATGCCTAGATTGTTAGGTTTGGCCCAGGCATCAAAAATATACAGGAACGTAAAGGTTAAATCCAGTGCCAAATTTTCGGATAATGGCAATGAAGTAGCCTGGGGGACCATTGGTAATGCCAGTACCAGTGAAGGTGTTTTTTTTGAAACCATAAATGCGGCAGGGGTATTACAAGTGCCAATGGTAATTAGTATTTGGGATGACAACTACGGCATTTCCGTTCACGCAAAACACCAGACCACCAAGGAGGATATATCAAAAATATTAATTGGTTTTCAAAGGGACAAGAACCATGAGGGCTATGAGATATTAAAAGTGAAGGGTTGGGATTATACGGCCTTGATCCACGCTTATGAAAATGCCTCCGATATTGCTAGGGACGAACATGTGCCGGTAATAATCCATATTACCGAACTAACGCAACCGCAAGGACATTCTACTTCGGGTTCCCATGAGCGCTATAAGAGTGAGGAGCGTTTGCAATGGGAAAAGGACAATGATTGCAATAAGCGCTACAGGGAATGGATATTGGAAAATAAAATTTCAACAGAAGAGGAGTTAAAATCGCTTGAAAAGAATATTAAGAGACAGGTTCGAAGCGCTCGTAAAGAGGCTTGGGAAGAATTTTTGACACCCCATAAGGAACAGAAAAAAGTATTGGTGAACTTATTGGAAAATGCTGCCAATTCCAGTATGAACAAAATTTTTATCACCAAATTAAAAAACGATTTAATAGCTATAGAAGAACCTATAAAAAAGGATATGGCTTCCAAGGCCAGAAAGGCGATGCGATATTTGCTGGGAGAAAGCAGCAAGGAAAAAGATCTTTTGGCTGCTTGGACCAAGAATTTTTTAGAGGAATCCCAAACCAAGTTTAGTTCCCATTTATATAACGAACAAAGCAACAATGCGTTGAGTGTTCCTGAGGTGAGGCCTACTTTTGATGAGGATCCCGAGCAAGTGGATGGAAGAATTATCCTTAGGGACAATTTTGATGCTCTTTTTGAAAGGTATTCCCAAGCATTGATTTTTGGGGAAGACAGCGGAGCCATAGGTGATGTTAATCAGGGATTGGAAGGATTGCAAAAGAAATATGGGGAACTCCGGGTTGCCGATGTTGGGATTAGGGAGGCCAGTATAATTGGGCAAGGAATAGGAATGGCGCTGAGAGGTTTGCGCCCCATTGCGGAAATTCAATATTTGGATTATATATTTTATGCGCTTTTTACATTGACCGATGATTTGGCAACACTACTTTATAGGACCGTTGGGAAACAAAGGGCACCATTGATCGTGCGGACGCGTGGGCACCGACTGGAAGGAATTTGGCATTCGGGTTCGCAAATGGGTGGATTGATCCACTTGTTGCGCGGCATGTATATTCTAGTACCAAGGAATATGACCAAGGCAGCTGGTTTTTACAACACCCTTATGAAGGGAAACGAGCCGGCCTTGTTGATCGAGAGTTTAAATGGGTACCGCTTAAAAGAGCCCAAACCCAATAACCTTGGGGATATATGCACCCCGATTGGAATAGTTGAAGTAGTTAGAGCTGGAACGGACATTACTTTATTGTCCTATGGTTCTACCCTTAGAATAGTGATGCAAGCCGCTGAAGAACTTAGGGAAGTGGGTATCGATGCTGAAGTTGTGGATGCCCAGAGTCTATTGCCTTTCGATTTACGTCATGACGTACTTAAGAGCATTAAAAAAACAAGTAGGTTGTTGGTTATAGATGAAGATGTACCTGGAGGCTGCTCCGCCTATCTGACACATGAAATTATTGAGAAACAAGGTGCGTATAAATATTTGGACAGTGCTCCCCAGACCCTTACCGCAAAGGCACATAGACCGGCTTATGCCACAGATGGGGATTATTTTTCCAAGCCTAACGCCGAGGATATTTTTGAAAAGGTTTATGGCATAATGCACGAGTCCAATCCTACGGATTTTCCTAAATTGAGATAA
- a CDS encoding gluzincin family metallopeptidase, producing the protein MKKLVYIRKPILLLIILCVNGLSMAQHSNKLKATLDAESKTFNIQQEIIYENNSKDTLELIYLNDWANAYANKNTALAKRFSEEFKKGLHLAKDVERGNTKITSTVDDNYQGLDWEYAPGKDIIKINLNHPLPPKESTKIFITYKVKLPSDKFTTYGYDNRGGYYLKDWYLTPAVYDGEWHLYSNKNLEDLYTDMANTSIELIIPENLFAVSNFHELGKNQVGNIQHIYLQGINQKSGEIIIRPYNQFVKHVTPEITILTDLQSPKYDEISSGISINKVSKYIYENLGDFPHKQLLVSQLDYDKDPLYGINQLPSFIRPYEEQFQFEMKFLKTALNSFIKETMFLDPRNEKWVTDAILNYLMIGFVEEYYPDQKLLGKLSSIWGVRNFHLAKMNFNEQYPLLHMLSARRNIDQSLTTPNDSLVKFNQKIANRYKAGLGLAYLADYTGKEHVDRSVKEFYINYRLKPSTAADFKFIVVENSDKDINWFFDEYVSTTQKIDFKIKKVRKMEDSLVVILKNKEGTNVPISLFGIKNDTVVSNYWFTDITDQQAFRIPKNGEDRLVLNYDQTIPEFNQRDNWKSLNGFFSSNKKLKFQFFKDAEDPYYNQVFYVPVLGFNKYDGLSPGMRLHNKTLLERPFVFDLAPSYAPNEKTFVGYGKFNFRKYHGKSGLYVTNYSLRGSTSHFQENSRYSTVSPSIGFGWRPSNLLLNKREALIFRSISVFRDIDPNLQSLGLETDPDYNVFNAKYYNTTNNIINYLSWSVDAQYSNKFTKLAYELEYRKLFENNRQFNLRFFAGKFLRNETAGSTEFFSFALDRPTDYLFDYEYLGRSEGSGIYSQQIIVAEGGFKSKLENPFANDWMATINTSVNIWRWIELYGDMGFIKNKGLKERFVYDSGIRLNLLTDYFELYFPLYSNNGWEISQPQYDQKIRFVITFSPRTLTGLFTRKWF; encoded by the coding sequence TTGAAAAAGTTGGTATACATACGGAAACCTATTTTATTGTTGATAATTTTATGTGTCAACGGTCTTTCCATGGCCCAGCATTCCAATAAACTTAAGGCCACCTTGGATGCCGAAAGTAAAACGTTCAATATACAACAGGAAATTATTTATGAAAATAATTCCAAGGATACCTTGGAGTTAATTTACTTAAATGATTGGGCCAATGCCTATGCCAATAAGAATACTGCTTTGGCCAAAAGGTTTTCTGAAGAATTTAAGAAAGGGCTGCATTTGGCCAAGGATGTAGAAAGGGGAAATACCAAAATTACAAGTACCGTTGATGATAATTACCAAGGTCTGGATTGGGAATACGCCCCTGGAAAGGACATTATTAAAATTAATCTGAACCATCCACTACCCCCAAAGGAATCCACTAAAATATTTATTACCTATAAGGTAAAATTACCTTCGGATAAATTCACTACCTACGGATATGATAACAGGGGCGGCTATTATCTAAAGGACTGGTACCTTACCCCTGCCGTTTATGATGGGGAATGGCACTTATATTCAAACAAAAACTTGGAAGACCTTTATACGGATATGGCCAATACGTCCATAGAACTCATTATACCTGAAAATTTATTTGCTGTCTCCAATTTTCATGAATTGGGAAAAAACCAAGTAGGAAATATTCAGCATATTTATCTACAGGGGATTAATCAAAAAAGTGGGGAGATAATAATAAGGCCGTACAATCAATTCGTAAAGCATGTAACGCCGGAAATAACTATTTTGACCGACTTGCAGTCACCGAAGTACGATGAAATATCTTCCGGAATATCTATAAACAAGGTATCTAAGTATATCTATGAAAATTTGGGCGATTTTCCACATAAACAATTATTGGTCTCGCAACTGGATTATGATAAGGATCCCTTGTATGGAATTAACCAACTCCCCAGCTTTATTAGACCCTATGAGGAACAGTTTCAATTTGAAATGAAGTTTCTAAAAACAGCTCTCAATAGTTTTATAAAGGAAACAATGTTCCTGGATCCAAGAAACGAAAAATGGGTTACCGATGCAATTTTGAATTATCTTATGATCGGTTTTGTGGAGGAATACTATCCAGATCAAAAACTGTTGGGCAAATTATCCAGTATTTGGGGTGTACGGAATTTTCATTTGGCCAAAATGAATTTTAACGAACAATATCCTCTGCTCCATATGCTGTCGGCCAGAAGAAATATTGATCAGTCCCTCACTACTCCCAACGATTCTCTTGTAAAATTCAATCAAAAAATAGCCAACAGGTACAAGGCTGGATTGGGATTGGCATATTTGGCCGATTATACCGGCAAAGAACACGTAGACCGCAGTGTGAAAGAATTCTACATAAACTATAGATTAAAACCATCCACAGCGGCAGATTTTAAATTTATAGTTGTGGAAAACTCGGATAAGGATATCAATTGGTTTTTTGATGAATATGTGTCCACAACCCAAAAAATCGACTTCAAAATAAAGAAGGTGCGAAAAATGGAGGATTCGTTGGTGGTCATTTTAAAAAATAAAGAAGGCACCAATGTACCTATTTCACTTTTTGGGATAAAAAATGATACCGTAGTTTCAAATTACTGGTTTACGGATATTACCGATCAACAGGCCTTTAGAATTCCAAAGAACGGCGAAGATCGTTTGGTTTTAAATTATGATCAAACCATCCCGGAATTTAATCAACGGGATAATTGGAAATCCTTGAACGGCTTCTTTTCAAGTAACAAAAAACTGAAATTTCAATTTTTTAAGGATGCCGAAGACCCCTATTACAATCAGGTGTTTTATGTTCCGGTCTTGGGATTCAATAAGTATGACGGACTTTCTCCGGGCATGAGATTACACAACAAGACCTTATTGGAAAGGCCGTTCGTTTTTGATCTGGCCCCTTCCTATGCCCCTAATGAAAAGACTTTTGTAGGTTATGGTAAATTTAATTTTCGTAAATACCACGGTAAAAGCGGTCTATATGTTACCAACTATTCCCTAAGGGGGTCTACCTCACATTTCCAGGAAAATTCCCGCTACAGTACGGTGAGTCCTTCTATAGGTTTTGGCTGGAGGCCCAGTAATCTTTTACTTAATAAAAGGGAGGCCCTGATTTTTAGGTCTATAAGTGTATTTAGGGACATAGATCCAAATCTACAGAGTCTGGGATTGGAAACAGATCCGGATTATAATGTGTTCAATGCAAAATATTATAATACAACCAATAACATAATCAATTATCTATCTTGGTCCGTAGATGCACAGTATTCCAATAAATTTACCAAGCTTGCGTATGAATTGGAATATCGAAAACTGTTTGAGAACAATAGGCAGTTTAATTTACGTTTTTTCGCTGGTAAGTTCCTTAGAAATGAAACGGCCGGCAGTACAGAATTTTTTAGTTTTGCCCTTGATAGGCCCACAGACTATCTGTTCGATTATGAATATTTGGGAAGATCGGAAGGTTCGGGGATCTATAGCCAACAAATTATAGTTGCCGAAGGCGGTTTTAAATCCAAATTGGAAAACCCCTTTGCCAATGATTGGATGGCAACCATTAATACCAGTGTAAATATTTGGCGATGGATAGAACTTTACGGCGATATGGGTTTTATAAAGAATAAAGGGTTAAAAGAGCGTTTTGTTTATGACTCCGGTATTCGCTTAAATTTGTTGACAGATTATTTTGAACTTTATTTTCCATTATACTCGAACAACGGTTGGGAGATTTCACAACCACAGTACGATCAAAAAATCAGATTTGTTATAACCTTTAGCCCAAGGACTTTAACCGGGTTATTTACTAGGAAATGGTTCTAA
- a CDS encoding LOG family protein, with translation MRKEQHHKGWNEIKTNDSWALFKIMGEFVNGFEKMSSIGPCVSIFGSARTKPGDKYYELAVSVAKSIAEAGYGIITGGGPGIMEAGNRGAHLAGGTSVGLNIDLPFEQHDNPYIDGDKSLDFDYFFVRKVMFVKYSQGFVVLPGGFGTLDELFEAITLIQTNKIEKFPIILVGSEFWKGLLDWIKDAMLKMGNISPNDLDLIQIVDTENEVVDIIDSFYKGNILSPNF, from the coding sequence ATGAGAAAAGAACAGCATCACAAAGGATGGAATGAGATAAAAACAAACGATTCCTGGGCCCTATTCAAGATTATGGGCGAGTTTGTGAACGGATTTGAAAAAATGAGTTCCATCGGACCATGCGTTTCCATCTTTGGGTCCGCACGTACAAAGCCAGGGGACAAATACTATGAATTGGCAGTAAGTGTGGCCAAGAGTATTGCCGAAGCCGGTTATGGAATTATCACTGGCGGTGGTCCAGGAATAATGGAGGCAGGGAATAGGGGCGCACATTTGGCAGGTGGCACCTCTGTTGGTTTAAATATTGATTTGCCTTTTGAGCAACATGACAATCCTTATATAGACGGGGATAAAAGTTTGGATTTCGATTATTTCTTTGTCCGTAAGGTTATGTTCGTAAAATATTCCCAAGGCTTTGTGGTCTTGCCAGGAGGTTTTGGTACGTTGGATGAACTTTTCGAAGCAATTACACTTATACAGACCAACAAAATAGAAAAATTTCCCATTATTTTGGTGGGCTCAGAATTTTGGAAAGGATTGTTGGATTGGATAAAGGATGCCATGCTGAAAATGGGGAACATTAGTCCCAATGATTTGGATCTGATACAAATAGTTGACACGGAAAATGAAGTGGTGGACATAATAGATTCCTTTTACAAAGGAAATATATTGAGCCCTAATTTCTAA
- the uvrA gene encoding excinuclease ABC subunit UvrA, whose amino-acid sequence MINYEENIEVKGARVHNLKNIDVTIPREKLVVITGLSGSGKSSLAFDTIYAEGQRRYIETFSAYARQFLGGLERPDVDKIDGLSPVIAIEQKTTSKSPRSTVGTITEIYDFLRLLFARAGDAYSYNTGEKMVSYDDAQIKELIISSYNGKKINVLAPIIKSRKGHYRELFEQIAKQGFVKVRVDGEIKDIVKGMKVDRYKTHDIEIVIDRLKIEESTELDKRISETINTAMYSGENVLMILEEGKVEPRYFSRDLMCPTTGISYPSPEPNTFSFNSPKGMCPDCNGLGHIYEVNENKIFPNKNLSIKGGGIAPLGEYKNSWAFKQIETIAQRYNFELTTTIAKIPEEAIGVLLYGGKESFEVDSKTLGVKRLYKIDYEGISNFIKSQFNEANSTSIKRWAKEYMDKIKCPTCGGTRLKQESLNFKIDNNNIADLSNLDIAELADFFNGLEKKLEGNQLKIAEEIIKEIKTRVQFLLDVGLDYLSLNRSSKSLSGGEAQRIRLATQIGSQLVGVLYILDEPSIGLHQRDNERLIKSLESLRDLGNSVIVVEHDRDMIERADHVIDIGPKAGKHGGEIISEGKPDALKNHHTLTADYISGKLKIEVPKKRREGNGNSLEISGCSGNNLKNVSVSFPLGKMIGVTGVSGSGKSTLINETLYPILNAYYFNGVKVPMPYKKIKGLEHIDKVIDINQSPIGRTPRSNPATYTGVFSEIRSLFAKTQEASIRGYKPGRFSFNVTGGRCETCQGGGLRVIEMNFLPDVYVECETCNGKRFNRETLEIRYKGKSIADVLEMTINESVEFFENIPKIYRKLKTIQDVGLGYISLGQQSTTLSGGEAQRIKLATELSKRDTGNTFYILDEPTTGLHFEDIRVLMHVLNKLVNKGNTVLVIEHNMDVIKMVDHIIDIGYEGGRNGGMVVAEGTPEEVALDKKSYTSKFLRKELGL is encoded by the coding sequence ATGATTAATTACGAAGAGAATATTGAGGTCAAAGGCGCTCGTGTGCACAACCTTAAAAATATAGATGTCACCATTCCCCGTGAAAAGCTGGTCGTTATTACCGGACTGTCCGGAAGCGGCAAATCATCCTTGGCCTTTGATACCATTTATGCCGAAGGTCAAAGACGGTATATTGAGACTTTTTCTGCCTATGCCCGACAGTTTCTGGGTGGCTTGGAGCGGCCTGATGTGGACAAGATCGATGGTCTGTCACCAGTAATTGCCATTGAGCAGAAGACCACTTCAAAATCTCCTAGGTCAACAGTGGGTACCATTACCGAAATCTACGATTTCCTCAGACTTTTATTTGCCAGGGCCGGTGATGCCTACAGTTACAATACTGGGGAGAAGATGGTCAGTTATGATGATGCACAGATAAAGGAATTGATCATATCCTCTTACAACGGTAAAAAGATAAACGTTCTAGCTCCTATCATCAAGTCCAGAAAAGGTCACTATAGGGAGCTTTTTGAGCAGATTGCCAAGCAAGGCTTTGTTAAGGTAAGGGTAGATGGGGAAATAAAGGATATTGTAAAGGGCATGAAAGTGGACCGTTATAAGACCCATGATATTGAGATAGTTATTGACCGACTCAAAATTGAGGAGAGTACCGAATTGGACAAACGTATTTCGGAAACAATTAATACGGCCATGTACAGTGGAGAAAATGTACTCATGATTTTGGAAGAAGGGAAGGTCGAACCCCGTTATTTTAGTAGGGATTTAATGTGCCCCACTACTGGAATTTCATACCCTTCTCCCGAACCCAATACCTTTTCTTTTAATTCCCCAAAGGGCATGTGTCCCGATTGTAATGGGCTTGGACATATTTATGAGGTAAATGAAAATAAAATTTTCCCAAACAAAAACCTTAGCATCAAAGGGGGTGGCATTGCACCTTTGGGCGAATATAAAAATTCTTGGGCCTTTAAACAGATAGAAACTATTGCGCAGCGATATAATTTTGAACTTACCACCACAATTGCCAAAATCCCTGAGGAAGCCATTGGAGTGTTGCTCTATGGTGGTAAGGAAAGTTTTGAGGTAGATTCAAAAACTTTGGGAGTAAAGCGCCTTTACAAAATAGATTATGAAGGCATATCCAATTTTATCAAAAGTCAATTTAATGAGGCCAACTCCACCTCTATCAAACGTTGGGCCAAGGAATATATGGACAAAATTAAATGTCCAACTTGTGGAGGCACTAGGCTAAAACAAGAATCCCTAAATTTTAAAATAGACAACAACAATATTGCCGACCTATCCAATTTGGATATTGCGGAATTGGCGGATTTCTTTAACGGTCTGGAAAAAAAATTGGAGGGCAACCAATTAAAAATTGCCGAGGAAATTATAAAGGAAATAAAAACAAGGGTTCAATTTCTATTGGATGTAGGCTTGGACTACCTCTCCCTAAATAGAAGTAGCAAATCCCTTTCTGGGGGGGAAGCGCAGCGTATTAGATTGGCAACCCAAATTGGGTCGCAATTGGTAGGCGTTCTTTATATTCTGGATGAGCCCAGTATTGGTTTGCACCAAAGGGACAATGAACGGTTGATAAAGTCCCTGGAATCGCTTAGGGACCTTGGTAATTCTGTAATTGTGGTAGAGCATGACCGCGATATGATAGAACGTGCAGACCACGTTATAGATATTGGGCCAAAGGCAGGAAAGCATGGAGGGGAAATAATTTCGGAAGGGAAACCCGATGCCCTAAAAAACCATCATACTTTAACGGCAGATTATATTTCAGGTAAATTAAAAATAGAAGTTCCAAAAAAGCGGCGTGAAGGAAATGGAAACAGTCTGGAAATATCTGGCTGTTCCGGAAATAATCTTAAAAATGTTTCGGTAAGTTTTCCTTTGGGAAAAATGATCGGGGTAACGGGAGTTTCGGGCAGCGGAAAATCTACCTTGATCAACGAAACCCTATACCCCATTTTAAATGCCTATTATTTTAATGGAGTTAAAGTTCCTATGCCCTACAAGAAAATTAAGGGCTTGGAACATATAGATAAGGTCATAGATATTAACCAGTCTCCTATAGGAAGAACACCAAGGTCCAATCCCGCTACCTATACCGGCGTCTTTAGTGAAATCAGGTCCCTTTTTGCCAAAACACAGGAAGCCTCTATTAGGGGTTACAAGCCAGGTCGTTTTAGTTTTAATGTTACCGGAGGGCGTTGTGAAACTTGTCAAGGCGGAGGACTAAGGGTAATAGAAATGAATTTCCTTCCAGATGTTTATGTTGAATGTGAGACCTGTAATGGGAAACGCTTTAACAGGGAAACCTTGGAAATAAGGTATAAGGGCAAATCTATTGCCGATGTACTTGAAATGACTATTAACGAGTCTGTGGAATTTTTTGAGAATATTCCCAAGATCTATCGCAAATTGAAAACTATACAGGATGTTGGGTTGGGATATATTTCCTTGGGCCAGCAATCTACCACCCTATCCGGTGGAGAAGCGCAACGTATAAAGTTGGCTACGGAACTATCCAAAAGGGATACCGGTAATACCTTTTATATATTGGACGAACCTACAACAGGCCTGCACTTTGAAGATATCAGGGTTTTGATGCACGTACTTAATAAGCTTGTGAACAAGGGAAATACCGTTCTGGTAATTGAACATAATATGGATGTTATAAAAATGGTAGACCATATTATCGATATAGGTTACGAAGGCGGTCGCAATGGTGGTATGGTAGTTGCGGAAGGAACTCCCGAGGAAGTAGCCCTCGATAAAAAGAGTTACACCTCAAAATTTTTAAGAAAAGAATTAGGTTTGTGA